The following nucleotide sequence is from Deltaproteobacteria bacterium.
TGAAATATGATTTTCTCCAGTCGGACCTTTATCTTAACTTCATGAAGGAACCGCATCGTTTACGAGAAGAATTATTAGAGAAAAAAATCTCACCGTCCGAGCAACCGATCATTCTTGACGAGGTCCAAAAAATTCCCCTACTTCTTGACGAGGTTCATTGGCTGATTGAGAATAAAAAATTAAGTTTCATCCTCTGCGGTTCCAGTGCGCGAAAACTGAAAAGGGAGAAGGCCAATCTTTTGGGCGGCCGTGCCTGGCGCTTTGACATGCACCCCCTCGTGTTCCCCGAAATTCCCGATTTCAATCTCCTGAAAGCCCTTCAGCAAGGGCTCTTACCATCCCATTATCAGACCGAGTATCCGGAAAAGGCTCTGAGGGCTTATGTCAATGATTACTTGACCGAAGAAATCAGGGCGGAAGGTTTGAGCCGAAATCTGGCCGCCTTCGCGAAATTTCTGGAGGCCGCCGCCTTTTCACACGGTCAACTCGTGCACTACAAGAACATCGCCAGCGACTGTGGTGTCGATGCCAAAACGGTAAAAGAATATTTTGAAATATTAAAAGATACTTACATCGCCTCCTTCCTCCAACCCCTTCAGAAGAAAAATGGAAGAAAGAGCCTCTCGGCGACTCCCAAATTCTATTTTTTCGACCCTGGCGTCGTCAACTTTCTGTCCAAAACATCCTTGAACCAGCTGAAAGGGCCCCAGGCCGGTTTAAGTTTCGAGGGGTATCTCTTCCATGAGATCAATACCTACCGTTCCTACACCGAAAAGGATTTTGACCTTCATTATTGGCGCACCGGTAGTGGCCATGAAGTGGATTTTGTTCTCAATAAAGATGAGGTCACTATCGAGGCCAAGATTTCTGATCGTATCAAACCGGACGATATCAAGGGATTAAGAGTGTTCCTTGACGAATCACCCGTTAAAAAGGCTTATGTCGTCTGCTTGGAAAAAAGACAACGGCTGATTACAACCCCGGAAGGAAAAGAGGTCCATATAGTTCCCTGGAAAAACTTTCTGGAGGTCCTTTGGAATGGTGACATCATCTAACAGATCAATAACTTTTCGAGAATCTCATTCGAGGGGATTAAGGGCTCGGGCATAGCCCGGACTTACAAGGGGACCGGCTTGGGGCTCGCCATCTGCAAGGAGATCATCGAACAGCACGGAGGGGGGGATAGGGGTTACGAGCGACGGCGAAAAGGGGGTCGAGTTTTATTTCACACTGCCGATTGGCTCCACGGTTTTGTGAGCAGCGAAACGGCATAGAGTGGGAAGTTGCAGGTCTGGGAGTCTCGTTTGAGATTCAAAAGGTTCAGTCGAAGGAGTGAATCGGGAGAAAATTGATCCGCGTAGGAGCTGAGGCTCCGGCTTCGCGGGCGGATCCCTGATTTGACTTCGAGAGGATAGATCCGATCTTCGAGCTCAATCAAAAAATCAATTTCCGCCTTTCCTCCCTCACTCCTCCAGTAATAAAGTTCCTCCATTCCCAAAAAGGCAATGAGCTGTTGGGCCACATAGTTTTCCGCCAAGGCCCCTTTGTATTCTTCAAAGAGTCGGTAACGTTCGACGAGGACCGTGGTCGGAGTTCGGGCCATCGCCCCCAAAAGCCCGACATCGAGCATGTAGACCTTAAAACAGTTTTGGTCGGCATAATGCTTGAGGGGAAATTGACTTTTCTGGACCGCACTTGCCCGGTGAATCAGCCCCGCATCCTTAAGCCAGACTAGCGCATTCTCATACTCCCTGGCTCGAGCTCCTTTCTTGAGCGCTGAAAAGATAAATTTTCGATGCTCTCGAGCCAAATGGGACAGGAGGGAATCCCAAATCAGGGTGAGCTTTGGAATATCCGAAGCCGGCGCGTGTTTGGCGAAATCCAGGATATACGAATCGATCACCTCGCGTTGAATTTGACGGACCTCGAAGGGATCCCGTTTCTCAGCGTAACATTTCACCGCCTCGGGCATTCCCCCCACGAAATAATACTGATGGAGGAGGTCAATGAGTTCCTGGTGAAAAGGTTCGGCATAAGGAACAAGTTTTTCGGTCTCTTCTAAAACCATTCGGTAGCGCGATTCCCCGACGGCTTCAAGAAACTCAAGAAAAGTCAGTGGACGGAGATCGAGAAAATTCACCTTCCCGACGGGAAAAGATCTCGGTGTGGAGAGTTTCACACCGAGCAGGGAACCGGC
It contains:
- a CDS encoding ATP-binding protein, whose product is MYDRRLIIRLPRGQSAFLWGARQTGKSTYLESHFPKSLKYDFLQSDLYLNFMKEPHRLREELLEKKISPSEQPIILDEVQKIPLLLDEVHWLIENKKLSFILCGSSARKLKREKANLLGGRAWRFDMHPLVFPEIPDFNLLKALQQGLLPSHYQTEYPEKALRAYVNDYLTEEIRAEGLSRNLAAFAKFLEAAAFSHGQLVHYKNIASDCGVDAKTVKEYFEILKDTYIASFLQPLQKKNGRKSLSATPKFYFFDPGVVNFLSKTSLNQLKGPQAGLSFEGYLFHEINTYRSYTEKDFDLHYWRTGSGHEVDFVLNKDEVTIEAKISDRIKPDDIKGLRVFLDESPVKKAYVVCLEKRQRLITTPEGKEVHIVPWKNFLEVLWNGDII
- a CDS encoding ATP-binding protein, translated to MKRDAYQRLVAWKISERRKPLLLKGARQTGKTYLLMEFGKKEYGQVHYFNFEEVPRLGQFFEKNLDPRRILNDLEIYSKSKIRPEQDLVIFDEIQTSNAALNSLKYFQEQAPEYHLACAGSLLGVKLSTPRSFPVGKVNFLDLRPLTFLEFLEAVGESRYRMVLEETEKLVPYAEPFHQELIDLLHQYYFVGGMPEAVKCYAEKRDPFEVRQIQREVIDSYILDFAKHAPASDIPKLTLIWDSLLSHLAREHRKFIFSALKKGARAREYENALVWLKDAGLIHRASAVQKSQFPLKHYADQNCFKVYMLDVGLLGAMARTPTTVLVERYRLFEEYKGALAENYVAQQLIAFLGMEELYYWRSEGGKAEIDFLIELEDRIYPLEVKSGIRPRSRSLSSYADQFSPDSLLRLNLLNLKRDSQTCNFPLYAVSLLTKPWSQSAV